In Oleiharenicola lentus, the following are encoded in one genomic region:
- a CDS encoding tetratricopeptide repeat protein, which produces MKEGRGLIQLGQSLTERGDFAAAEIAYRRIMNDRRYAKQEQRDALLGLARMYRAQGVFIKAAAVYEMFLKTHGDDPRVPDALLELGRTHRAMGAYKNALNRFYNVIHSTLKLSSESYEHYQLLAKTAQFEIAETHYETGNFAEAAKFFDRLRLLDLAPEDRARALFKAAGSLLNAGELEQAITKLNQYLEQWPGDANAAEARYLLALTLRKIGRTEEALGITLTLLKDEHNNAAKDPQGWAYWQRRTGNQLANEFFQNGDTLGAVAIYESLAQLSPENSWRLPIIYQTGLCYERLRQTERATKAYREIIQVVESIAEKPVGGELTELARMAAWRIGQLEWSGQTERQLQQFFSATPPATPATPIIAPVHDPDASAAAAPGPL; this is translated from the coding sequence TTGAAGGAAGGACGGGGCCTCATTCAACTTGGCCAAAGCCTGACCGAGCGCGGCGATTTTGCGGCGGCGGAAATCGCCTATCGCCGCATCATGAACGACCGGCGCTACGCCAAGCAGGAACAACGCGACGCTCTCTTGGGCCTCGCCCGCATGTATCGCGCCCAGGGCGTCTTCATCAAGGCGGCCGCGGTATATGAGATGTTCCTCAAAACGCACGGCGACGATCCCCGCGTGCCCGACGCCCTGCTTGAACTCGGCCGCACCCACCGTGCGATGGGTGCCTACAAGAACGCGCTGAACCGGTTCTACAACGTCATCCATTCCACGCTGAAACTGTCCTCCGAAAGCTACGAGCATTACCAGTTGCTCGCGAAAACCGCCCAGTTCGAGATCGCCGAGACCCATTACGAAACCGGTAACTTCGCCGAAGCCGCAAAATTCTTCGACCGCCTGCGTCTGCTGGACCTGGCACCGGAAGACCGGGCCCGCGCCCTGTTCAAAGCCGCCGGCTCGCTGCTCAACGCCGGTGAGCTGGAGCAGGCGATCACCAAGCTCAACCAGTATCTGGAGCAATGGCCCGGCGATGCCAATGCCGCCGAAGCCCGCTACTTGCTGGCACTCACGCTGCGCAAGATCGGGCGCACCGAGGAGGCCCTCGGCATCACGCTCACCCTGTTGAAGGACGAGCACAACAATGCGGCCAAGGACCCGCAGGGCTGGGCCTACTGGCAACGCCGCACCGGCAACCAGCTGGCCAACGAATTTTTCCAAAACGGCGACACCCTTGGCGCGGTCGCAATCTACGAAAGCCTGGCCCAGCTCTCCCCGGAAAACAGCTGGCGGCTGCCCATCATTTACCAGACCGGCTTGTGCTACGAACGTCTTCGTCAAACCGAACGTGCGACCAAGGCCTACCGGGAAATCATCCAAGTGGTCGAAAGTATCGCCGAAAAGCCGGTGGGTGGTGAGTTGACGGAACTGGCCAGAATGGCCGCCTGGCGCATCGGGCAGCTCGAATGGAGTGGACAGACGGAGCGACAATTGCAGCAGTTCTTCAGCGCAACTCCGCCAGCCACTCCCGCAACCCCGATCATCGCCCCCGTCCATGACCCCGATGCAAGCGCTGCAGCAGCACCAGGACCTCTGTAA
- a CDS encoding HDOD domain-containing protein, which translates to MLRLTSSPFNTALTLDEVVRDLEHLPSAPRVLPRLKQLLCDGNTAMSEVVEMIRLDPGIAARVLQFGNSAYFSQGLRCYTVEEAVNRVGYEHIYELVSTAVASQVLVRPLCTYGLEAEDLWQNSIACALATEVLADRLNVDRNVAYTVGLLHCLGMVVIDDWATRRQPSLRLVSRGLPLETCEEERACLGFHHAEAGAALLRFWAFPQVISEPVRWQYLPGGTAAHNQLASLLHAAKWVRTRVLHPELSVATPQPALLKRLGLNLTQLQTVAGEVEHRLRAINRQLETDLPTHSLSFPAGERTIVGSGIRRTG; encoded by the coding sequence GTGCTTCGCCTTACCTCATCCCCGTTTAACACCGCTCTGACTTTGGATGAGGTCGTTCGCGACTTGGAGCATCTCCCTTCCGCACCGCGAGTGCTGCCGCGGCTCAAACAACTGCTTTGCGACGGCAACACCGCGATGAGCGAAGTTGTAGAGATGATCCGGCTTGATCCGGGCATAGCGGCCCGAGTGCTGCAGTTTGGCAACAGCGCCTATTTCAGCCAAGGGCTGCGCTGCTACACTGTCGAAGAGGCGGTCAACCGGGTTGGTTACGAGCACATCTACGAACTCGTCTCCACCGCCGTTGCCTCGCAAGTCCTGGTGCGCCCGCTTTGCACCTACGGTCTCGAAGCCGAGGATCTCTGGCAGAACTCAATCGCCTGTGCCCTCGCCACGGAAGTGCTGGCGGACCGGCTAAACGTCGATCGCAATGTCGCCTACACGGTCGGCCTGCTCCATTGCCTAGGCATGGTGGTGATTGATGACTGGGCGACCCGCCGCCAGCCCTCCCTGCGCCTCGTCTCCCGTGGCTTGCCCCTTGAAACCTGCGAGGAGGAGCGGGCCTGCCTCGGGTTTCATCATGCCGAGGCCGGAGCGGCTTTGTTGCGCTTCTGGGCATTCCCACAGGTCATTTCCGAGCCGGTGCGCTGGCAGTATCTGCCCGGCGGCACGGCCGCCCATAATCAGCTGGCCTCATTGCTCCACGCCGCCAAATGGGTTCGAACCCGCGTGTTGCATCCGGAACTGAGTGTAGCGACCCCACAGCCGGCCCTGCTCAAACGACTTGGGCTGAATTTGACCCAGCTACAAACCGTGGCCGGCGAAGTGGAGCACCGGCTGCGGGCCATCAACCGCCAGTTGGAAACCGACCTCCCCACCCACTCTCTCAGTTTCCCGGCCGGGGAACGCACCATAGTCGGGTCGGGAATCCGGCGCACCGGCTGA
- a CDS encoding Spy/CpxP family protein refolding chaperone, with protein MKRVLLTLLLGLATGTAVHYAYFDFHHRGADTLEGKLAWIRTELNLSDAQFARISALHQASHPRLQHMAEQVAQMQAEFAEFERTRRTNDRVNFLEFARFVESRRELNRECLDSTRQLVLASAEVMTPEQRERYIKLVATAEPLMGALMN; from the coding sequence ATGAAACGGGTACTCCTCACCCTGTTGCTCGGCCTGGCAACCGGCACGGCGGTTCATTACGCCTACTTTGATTTTCACCATCGGGGCGCCGACACCTTGGAAGGAAAGCTGGCGTGGATTCGCACGGAGCTGAATCTCAGTGATGCGCAATTCGCCCGCATCAGCGCGCTGCATCAGGCCTCCCACCCCCGTTTGCAGCACATGGCCGAACAGGTGGCTCAGATGCAGGCCGAGTTCGCCGAGTTTGAGCGGACCCGCCGCACCAACGACCGGGTGAACTTTCTGGAGTTCGCCCGCTTCGTGGAAAGCCGCCGCGAACTCAACCGCGAGTGCCTCGACTCCACACGCCAGCTGGTGCTCGCCTCCGCCGAGGTGATGACTCCCGAGCAACGCGAGCGTTACATCAAGCTCGTTGCCACGGCCGAACCGCTCATGGGAGCACTGATGAACTGA
- a CDS encoding RNA polymerase sigma factor, whose protein sequence is MSHDPATDQAALLALQQGDASALNRLIVRWQRPLHSFAYRYCQNRADAEDLVAQAFARLYQQRLRLRPDTRLSAWLFTTLTNLCHNHHRWKRRHPTVNLETGPHDPDASGPRGPSQDCLPAEGRTPEQAMEHDESLQALRSAIDRLPHELKVTLLLHHYDHLSYREIGEITGCSERGVETRLYRAKKLLRELLLSHATLR, encoded by the coding sequence GTGTCCCACGATCCCGCAACCGATCAGGCCGCCCTGCTGGCGTTGCAGCAGGGCGATGCCTCCGCCCTGAACCGCCTGATCGTGCGCTGGCAGCGGCCTCTGCACAGCTTTGCGTACCGTTACTGTCAGAACCGTGCAGACGCCGAGGACCTCGTGGCCCAGGCTTTCGCCCGGCTCTACCAACAGCGCCTCCGCCTCCGGCCCGACACGCGACTCAGCGCCTGGCTCTTCACCACGCTGACCAACCTCTGTCACAACCATCATCGCTGGAAACGGCGTCATCCCACAGTAAACCTTGAGACCGGCCCGCATGATCCCGATGCCTCCGGTCCGCGGGGCCCCTCACAGGATTGTTTGCCGGCCGAGGGGCGGACACCCGAGCAGGCGATGGAACATGACGAGTCACTCCAGGCACTGCGCTCCGCCATCGACCGCCTGCCTCATGAGCTGAAAGTCACGCTGCTCCTGCACCACTACGACCATCTTTCCTACCGGGAAATCGGCGAAATCACCGGTTGCTCCGAGCGCGGGGTTGAAACCCGGCTCTATCGCGCGAAAAAGCTGCTGCGCGAACTTCTCCTGTCCCATGCGACGCTTCGGTGA
- a CDS encoding energy transducer TonB — protein sequence MAKPLPASEADVGVAINQTTVLVYPPRMLYEAIYSGEARVVISVDADGDLTDCLVTGYTHKVFAEAAVDALKRWRFEPARARGIARAARTEVQFLFRDRGVIVQNLPGAMEQRMILGELRERYTFSPCKLSELDRIPNPVHVVSPVVPRTSRERHVTVAFYIDPEGRVRMPAVERDAADDEYAAAAVAAVEQWRFESPLRKGQPVLVYAEQEFKFQPK from the coding sequence TTGGCCAAGCCCCTGCCTGCGTCGGAGGCGGATGTCGGGGTGGCCATCAATCAGACGACGGTTTTGGTTTATCCGCCCAGAATGCTATACGAGGCCATTTATTCGGGGGAGGCGCGGGTCGTGATCAGCGTGGATGCTGATGGAGACCTGACTGACTGTCTGGTCACGGGTTACACTCATAAGGTCTTCGCCGAGGCAGCGGTTGATGCCCTGAAACGCTGGCGCTTTGAGCCCGCCCGAGCCCGGGGAATTGCGCGGGCGGCGCGGACCGAGGTGCAGTTTCTGTTTCGTGACCGCGGGGTCATCGTGCAGAATCTGCCCGGAGCGATGGAGCAGCGGATGATCCTCGGGGAGTTGCGGGAACGCTACACTTTCTCCCCTTGCAAACTGAGCGAGTTGGACCGGATCCCCAATCCGGTTCATGTGGTGTCACCGGTTGTGCCCAGGACCAGCCGCGAGCGTCATGTCACCGTGGCCTTCTATATCGATCCAGAAGGGCGCGTGCGCATGCCGGCGGTGGAGCGCGACGCGGCTGACGATGAATACGCGGCCGCTGCGGTGGCCGCGGTTGAACAGTGGCGTTTCGAGTCCCCGCTGCGGAAAGGCCAGCCCGTGTTGGTTTACGCAGAGCAGGAGTTTAAGTTCCAACCCAAGTAA
- a CDS encoding hydrogenase nickel incorporation protein HypA encodes MPPSYTFDVIVYGLLVLGVIGFLWVYYDRRDRAFYDIERRKITFHCIRCDHIYTEKQGTETAPCPKCGHQNVRLKF; translated from the coding sequence ATGCCGCCGAGCTACACCTTCGATGTCATCGTTTATGGCCTGCTGGTGCTGGGCGTGATCGGTTTCCTTTGGGTCTATTACGACCGGCGTGACCGGGCCTTTTACGATATCGAGCGACGGAAGATCACCTTTCACTGCATCCGCTGCGACCATATCTACACTGAAAAACAGGGAACAGAAACCGCACCCTGTCCCAAATGTGGGCATCAGAACGTGAGGCTGAAGTTCTGA
- the rplQ gene encoding 50S ribosomal protein L17 encodes MRHNKHHASLGVTREHRKAMLSNMGASLIKHGRIETTLTKAKALRPFIEKVITKAKKAAVATEKKDALHLRRIALTDIRDEGAITLLFNEKVKQFEKRSGGYTRIYKLGPQRVGDSAEMALIEFVGAEDTGYSKSRGKKKGKKAAKPAAGAPAAEAPKADEAKS; translated from the coding sequence ATGCGTCACAACAAACACCACGCCTCCCTCGGCGTCACCCGCGAGCACCGCAAGGCGATGCTCTCCAACATGGGCGCCAGCCTCATCAAGCACGGTCGCATTGAGACCACGCTAACGAAGGCCAAGGCCCTCCGCCCCTTCATCGAGAAGGTCATCACCAAGGCCAAGAAGGCTGCGGTCGCGACCGAGAAGAAGGACGCCCTCCACTTGCGCCGCATCGCCCTCACGGACATCCGTGACGAAGGTGCGATCACCCTTCTCTTCAATGAGAAGGTGAAGCAGTTTGAGAAACGCAGCGGCGGCTACACCCGCATCTACAAGCTCGGCCCCCAGCGCGTCGGTGACTCCGCCGAGATGGCCCTGATCGAGTTCGTGGGTGCCGAGGACACGGGTTATTCCAAGTCCCGTGGCAAGAAGAAGGGCAAGAAGGCCGCCAAGCCGGCCGCCGGGGCTCCTGCTGCCGAGGCCCCCAAGGCCGACGAAGCGAAGAGCTGA
- a CDS encoding DNA-directed RNA polymerase subunit alpha, with amino-acid sequence MPKRLGKFEIPSKLTKVEEGSTSTYAKFIAEPFEAGYGHTVGNSLRRILLSSIEGSAISSIKIEGVNHEFQSIDGVVEDVTDIVLNLKKILIVSEKREPVRLSLRVNKEGAVTAADIQADAAIKIVNPDQLICTLDKKQAFEAEIEIKTGRGYCPGENNKKEEQAIGVIPIDSLFSPVRLVRYAVENTRVGQITDYDKLVLEVWTDGRITPDDALKQSASILKHHLDVFDRVSQETYEFESQAAEVSEEQNKLRKLLNMSVNEIELSVRAANCLNNANITTVGELAMKTEQEMLKYRNFGKKSLNEIKEKLEALGLSLGMKFDERLLDTKKEA; translated from the coding sequence ATGCCCAAGCGTCTCGGAAAGTTCGAAATTCCCTCCAAGCTCACCAAGGTCGAGGAGGGCTCCACGTCCACCTACGCCAAGTTCATCGCCGAGCCCTTCGAGGCCGGCTACGGTCACACGGTCGGCAACTCCCTCCGCCGCATCCTGCTCAGCTCCATCGAGGGCAGCGCCATCAGCTCGATCAAGATCGAGGGCGTGAACCATGAGTTCCAGTCCATCGACGGCGTGGTCGAGGATGTCACCGACATCGTTCTCAACCTGAAGAAGATCCTCATCGTCTCCGAGAAGCGCGAACCTGTCCGCCTGTCGCTCCGCGTGAACAAGGAGGGTGCCGTCACCGCCGCCGACATCCAGGCCGATGCCGCCATCAAGATCGTCAATCCCGATCAGCTCATCTGCACCCTCGACAAGAAGCAGGCCTTTGAGGCCGAGATCGAGATCAAGACCGGTCGCGGCTACTGCCCCGGCGAGAACAACAAGAAGGAAGAGCAGGCTATCGGTGTAATTCCGATCGACTCTCTCTTCTCTCCCGTACGTCTCGTCCGGTATGCCGTCGAGAACACCCGCGTGGGCCAGATCACCGATTACGACAAGCTCGTGCTCGAAGTGTGGACCGATGGCCGCATCACGCCCGATGATGCCCTCAAGCAGTCCGCCTCGATCCTCAAGCACCACCTCGACGTGTTTGACCGCGTCTCGCAGGAGACCTATGAGTTTGAGAGTCAGGCCGCCGAGGTCAGCGAGGAGCAGAACAAGCTCCGCAAGCTCCTCAACATGTCGGTCAACGAGATCGAGCTCTCGGTCCGCGCCGCGAACTGCCTCAACAACGCGAACATCACCACGGTCGGCGAACTCGCCATGAAGACCGAGCAGGAGATGCTCAAGTATCGCAACTTCGGCAAGAAGTCCCTCAACGAGATCAAGGAGAAGCTCGAGGCCCTCGGCCTCTCGCTCGGCATGAAGTTCGACGAGCGCCTCCTCGACACCAAGAAGGAAGCCTAA
- the rpsD gene encoding 30S ribosomal protein S4: MARYTGPSTRVSRRFGQYIVGSPKVLERRNFPPGQHGPKLRRKLSEYAVGLAEKQKLRFIYGLLERQFRRVFAIAKKERGVTGERFLQLLETRLDSVVYLLGFAKSRAAARQLVNHGHVRVNGHKVDISSYNCVAGDEIEIRSSNSSRQLATRAIEENRARVVPGWLVRNDEALKGTVTRLPTRDEMEPSINEQLIVEYYSRF, encoded by the coding sequence ATGGCTCGTTATACCGGACCCTCCACCCGCGTCAGCCGTCGCTTCGGCCAATACATCGTCGGTTCGCCGAAGGTGCTTGAGCGCCGCAACTTTCCTCCCGGCCAGCACGGCCCCAAGCTCCGCCGCAAGCTCTCCGAATACGCCGTCGGCCTCGCCGAGAAGCAGAAGCTCCGTTTCATCTACGGCCTGCTCGAGCGCCAGTTCCGCCGCGTGTTCGCCATCGCCAAGAAAGAGCGCGGCGTCACCGGTGAGCGCTTCCTTCAGCTCCTCGAGACCCGTCTCGACAGCGTCGTCTATCTCCTGGGCTTCGCCAAGAGCCGCGCCGCCGCCCGCCAGCTGGTCAACCACGGCCACGTCCGCGTGAACGGTCACAAGGTCGATATCTCCAGCTACAACTGCGTCGCCGGCGACGAGATCGAGATCCGCTCTTCGAACTCCTCCCGCCAGCTCGCCACCCGCGCCATCGAGGAAAACCGCGCCCGCGTGGTTCCCGGCTGGCTCGTGCGTAACGACGAGGCCCTCAAGGGCACCGTCACCCGCCTGCCCACGCGCGACGAGATGGAGCCCTCGATCAACGAGCAGCTCATCGTCGAATACTACTCGCGCTTCTGA
- the rpsK gene encoding 30S ribosomal protein S11, whose product MSEDKSAPKKEKAPKKVAPAAEGAAAPAAEAKPAKAPKAPKADKPAEGAAPAAPAEATKPVELVGGVPKAATAEDLLKEELASIKVRKAKGSKNISSGIANIAATFNNTIVSITDSKGNVIAWSSAGKCNFRGSRKSTAYAAQVVAQDAARNAMAHGLKEVQIRVSGPGLGRDSAIRGLQAIGLEISSIIDVTPVPHNGCRPRKKRRV is encoded by the coding sequence ATGTCCGAAGACAAATCCGCTCCCAAGAAGGAAAAGGCACCCAAGAAGGTTGCCCCCGCCGCTGAAGGCGCTGCTGCTCCCGCCGCCGAGGCGAAGCCCGCCAAGGCCCCGAAGGCTCCCAAGGCCGACAAGCCCGCTGAAGGTGCCGCTCCCGCGGCCCCGGCCGAGGCGACCAAGCCCGTTGAACTCGTGGGCGGCGTGCCCAAGGCCGCCACCGCTGAGGATCTCCTCAAGGAGGAGCTCGCTTCGATCAAGGTTCGCAAGGCCAAGGGCTCGAAGAATATCAGCTCCGGCATCGCGAACATCGCCGCGACCTTCAACAACACGATCGTCTCGATCACCGATTCCAAGGGCAACGTCATCGCCTGGTCCTCGGCCGGCAAGTGCAACTTCCGCGGTTCGCGCAAGTCCACCGCCTACGCCGCCCAGGTTGTCGCCCAGGATGCCGCCCGCAACGCCATGGCCCACGGCCTCAAGGAGGTCCAAATCCGCGTGAGCGGTCCCGGCCTCGGTCGTGATTCCGCCATCCGCGGTCTCCAGGCCATCGGCCTCGAAATCTCCTCCATCATCGACGTCACCCCGGTGCCGCACAACGGTTGCCGCCCGCGCAAGAAGCGCCGCGTCTAA
- the rpsM gene encoding 30S ribosomal protein S13 has translation MPRLLGVELPAKKKIGYSLRYIYGIGPARADLIIETAGLDANMRASDLTEEQLNKILHIITDNKWVVEGDLRRDIAGNLKRLQAINCYRGIRHRRSLPVRGQRTSTNARTRKGPRKTVGVTKAKEA, from the coding sequence ATGCCTCGTCTCCTCGGCGTCGAACTCCCCGCCAAAAAGAAGATCGGATACTCCCTCCGGTATATCTACGGCATTGGCCCTGCCCGGGCCGACCTCATCATCGAGACCGCCGGTCTCGACGCGAACATGCGCGCCTCGGATCTCACCGAGGAGCAGCTGAACAAGATTCTCCACATCATCACCGACAACAAGTGGGTGGTGGAGGGCGATCTCCGCCGCGACATCGCCGGCAACTTGAAGCGCCTCCAGGCTATCAACTGCTACCGTGGCATCCGCCACCGCCGCAGCCTCCCGGTCCGCGGCCAGCGCACCAGCACCAACGCCCGCACCCGCAAGGGCCCGCGCAAGACCGTCGGCGTCACCAAGGCCAAGGAAGCCTAA
- the map gene encoding type I methionyl aminopeptidase yields MIPIKNPEAIRRMRESCLIAATVLAKMKEQVRPGITTYDLDQIGRDLIASFGARSACHGYQLHSRRYPAYTCLSVNEEVVHGIGSLKRILRDGDIISLDVVVEYNGYIGDNATTVPVGAIAPRTAELLQTTQEALAIGIAQAQVGNRIGDISHAVQTFVEARGFGVVREMVGHGVGRAMHEEPQIPNFGRKNTGEKIKAGMTLAIEPMVNLGTYRVRTLADGWTVVSSDGSPSAHFEHTVLTTDSGPEILTIPQAS; encoded by the coding sequence ATGATCCCGATCAAAAATCCGGAAGCCATCCGGCGCATGCGTGAGTCCTGCCTCATTGCCGCCACTGTCCTGGCGAAAATGAAAGAGCAGGTTCGTCCCGGTATCACGACCTACGACTTGGATCAAATCGGCCGCGATCTCATCGCCTCGTTCGGCGCCCGCAGCGCCTGCCACGGCTACCAGTTGCACTCGCGCCGCTATCCCGCCTACACCTGCCTCTCAGTCAACGAAGAGGTTGTCCACGGCATCGGTTCGCTGAAACGCATCCTGCGCGATGGCGACATCATCTCACTGGACGTGGTCGTCGAATACAACGGCTACATCGGTGACAATGCCACGACCGTTCCGGTCGGCGCCATCGCTCCCCGGACCGCTGAGCTTTTGCAAACCACCCAGGAAGCCCTCGCCATCGGCATCGCCCAAGCGCAGGTCGGCAATCGCATCGGTGACATTTCGCACGCCGTCCAGACCTTTGTCGAAGCCCGCGGCTTCGGTGTCGTCCGTGAAATGGTCGGCCACGGCGTCGGCCGCGCGATGCATGAGGAACCGCAGATCCCGAACTTCGGCCGAAAAAACACCGGCGAGAAGATCAAGGCGGGTATGACCCTCGCGATCGAGCCCATGGTCAACCTCGGCACCTACCGGGTCCGCACCCTCGCCGACGGTTGGACGGTTGTCAGCTCCGACGGTTCGCCCTCCGCGCACTTCGAACACACCGTGCTCACCACCGATTCCGGCCCCGAGATCCTCACGATCCCGCAGGCCTCGTAA
- a CDS encoding adenylate kinase, with amino-acid sequence MQQEISRRTRSALPRDVNQAHLALLRKWFWARKPDAGFLLEGFPATLLQALVFDEWLEARGENLTACFAAPAAPADVVTHYRTQGLACEALHVAA; translated from the coding sequence GTGCAACAGGAGATTTCGCGACGCACGCGTTCCGCACTTCCGCGGGACGTTAACCAGGCCCATCTCGCGCTTCTGCGCAAATGGTTCTGGGCGCGCAAACCCGATGCGGGATTCCTCCTCGAAGGTTTCCCGGCTACGCTGCTCCAAGCGTTGGTGTTCGACGAGTGGCTTGAAGCCCGCGGTGAAAACCTCACCGCCTGCTTTGCCGCTCCCGCCGCTCCCGCGGACGTCGTCACCCACTACCGCACTCAAGGCCTCGCCTGCGAGGCCCTCCACGTCGCCGCCTGA
- the secY gene encoding preprotein translocase subunit SecY: protein MFSAFTNSMKIPELRSRILYTLGLLFVARVGAHIPLPGIDPKPLQDFFADQTAAGSGALVGLYNMFTGGALVKGAVCALGIMPYISASIIFQLMTAVVPALSRLQQEGDVGRQKLTQYTRYATVLICLIQGVLLILALENPGRLFPGYDVNQYGQIVVVSKFWFMVQSTVIMTAGTMLLMWLGEQITQRGIGNGVSLLITVGILADIPGAAVATYQLFFAPVGVAKLGAIEGMMMLALFIAVTMGIIAVTQGQRKIPVQYAKRVVGQKVYGGQSSFLPLKVNYSGVMPVIFASAILMFPQQIMSQAGAAFNVKFLVEFSNNLVQGHPIYYIGMTLLILFFSYFWVSVMFKPIQIADDLKKYGGYIPGVRPGEPTASFLDFIMTRLTLAGAIFLTIIAIIPDVLLFSLNVPPRIAYFFGGTGMLITVGVILDTMRQIETFLLQRHYDGFLKKGRIRGRSTSASVALGEAASDKAVMQITAFMVVMLLVGLAAWAIRHWAL from the coding sequence ATGTTTTCCGCCTTCACGAACTCCATGAAGATTCCCGAGCTGCGCTCGCGAATCCTCTACACCTTGGGTCTGCTATTCGTGGCGCGTGTCGGTGCGCACATTCCGCTGCCCGGCATCGACCCGAAGCCGCTGCAGGATTTCTTCGCCGATCAGACCGCGGCGGGTTCCGGCGCCCTGGTGGGTCTCTACAACATGTTCACCGGTGGCGCGCTCGTGAAGGGTGCCGTCTGCGCGCTGGGCATCATGCCTTACATCAGCGCCTCGATCATCTTCCAGCTGATGACGGCGGTGGTGCCGGCTCTCAGCCGTCTGCAGCAGGAGGGGGATGTCGGCCGCCAGAAGCTCACCCAATACACTCGCTACGCCACGGTGCTCATCTGCTTGATCCAGGGTGTGCTCCTGATCCTCGCGCTCGAGAATCCCGGCCGTCTCTTCCCAGGTTACGATGTCAATCAATACGGCCAGATTGTTGTCGTCAGCAAATTCTGGTTCATGGTGCAGTCCACCGTGATCATGACCGCGGGCACCATGCTTCTCATGTGGCTCGGTGAGCAGATCACCCAGCGTGGCATCGGCAACGGTGTCTCGCTTCTTATCACCGTCGGTATCCTGGCCGACATTCCGGGAGCGGCCGTCGCCACCTACCAGCTGTTCTTTGCTCCTGTCGGTGTGGCCAAACTCGGCGCCATCGAGGGCATGATGATGCTCGCCCTGTTTATCGCAGTGACCATGGGGATCATTGCTGTTACCCAGGGACAACGCAAGATTCCGGTCCAATACGCCAAGCGCGTCGTCGGCCAGAAGGTCTATGGCGGCCAGAGCTCTTTCCTGCCCCTCAAGGTCAACTATTCGGGCGTCATGCCGGTGATCTTCGCCAGCGCGATTCTGATGTTCCCGCAGCAGATCATGTCACAGGCCGGTGCAGCTTTTAACGTCAAGTTCCTCGTCGAGTTCTCCAACAACCTCGTGCAGGGCCACCCGATCTATTACATCGGCATGACGCTGCTGATCCTTTTCTTCAGCTATTTCTGGGTGTCCGTCATGTTCAAGCCGATCCAGATTGCCGATGACCTGAAGAAATACGGTGGCTACATCCCGGGTGTTCGTCCCGGTGAGCCGACCGCGAGCTTCCTCGACTTCATCATGACCCGCCTGACGCTCGCCGGCGCGATTTTCCTCACGATCATCGCGATTATCCCCGATGTGCTGCTGTTCAGCCTAAACGTCCCGCCGCGCATCGCGTATTTCTTCGGTGGCACGGGCATGTTGATCACGGTCGGCGTCATTCTGGACACGATGCGTCAGATTGAAACCTTCCTCCTCCAGCGTCACTACGATGGCTTCCTCAAGAAAGGACGCATTCGTGGTCGCAGCACCTCCGCCAGCGTGGCGCTCGGAGAGGCCGCTAGTGACAAGGCCGTGATGCAAATTACTGCCTTCATGGTCGTTATGCTGCTGGTTGGTCTGGCCGCTTGGGCCATCCGCCACTGGGCTCTTTAA
- the rplO gene encoding 50S ribosomal protein L15 encodes MRLHTLKNVKGAVHRKKRVGCGEGGGHGKTSGKGGKGQTARSGGSIRPGFEGGQMPLYRKLPHRGFNNYEFRTEYAVINVGDLAGLEAKITEVNAEVLAQAGLVRAGVTKLKVLGDGEISRALKVTAQKFTDSAKAKLEKAGGAAIVA; translated from the coding sequence ATGCGTCTCCATACTCTCAAGAACGTCAAGGGTGCTGTGCACCGCAAGAAGCGCGTCGGCTGCGGCGAAGGCGGCGGCCACGGCAAGACCTCGGGCAAGGGTGGCAAGGGCCAGACCGCCCGTTCCGGCGGTTCGATCCGTCCTGGTTTCGAAGGCGGCCAGATGCCCCTTTACCGCAAGCTGCCCCACCGCGGCTTCAATAATTACGAATTCCGCACCGAGTATGCCGTCATCAACGTCGGCGACCTCGCAGGTCTTGAGGCCAAGATCACCGAGGTGAACGCCGAGGTGCTGGCCCAGGCCGGTCTTGTCCGTGCCGGCGTGACGAAGCTCAAGGTCCTTGGCGACGGAGAAATCAGCCGCGCACTCAAGGTCACCGCCCAGAAGTTCACCGATTCCGCCAAGGCCAAGCTCGAGAAGGCCGGCGGCGCCGCGATCGTCGCTTAA